In Oncorhynchus clarkii lewisi isolate Uvic-CL-2024 chromosome 2, UVic_Ocla_1.0, whole genome shotgun sequence, one DNA window encodes the following:
- the LOC139419521 gene encoding COX assembly mitochondrial protein homolog, which yields MEATKAEEPFLRHVETDVLIPKMVREKAKELCAEKVTAFNHCCKETGFLMVFKCRDQNAALKECLTVHYRDSAFFEECKQEYIKEKLEYQRTGVAAKNRSQKLPTSM from the exons ATGGAAGCAACCAAAGCAG AGGAGCCTTTCCTGAGGCATGTGGAGACGGATGTACTCATCCCCAAGATGGTGAGGGAGAAAGCCAAGGAGCTCTGTGCTGAAAAGGTTACAG CGTTCAACCACTGTTGTAAAGAGACTGGTTTCCTGATGGTGTTCAAGTGTCGGGATCAGAACGCTGCCCTGAAGGAGTGTCTGACCGTACA ctacagaGACTCTGCGTTCTTCGAGGAGTGCAAGCAGGAGTACATCAAGGAGAAGCTGGAGTACCAGAGGACAGGGGTGGCGGCTAAGAACCGCTCACAAAAACTACCAACCAGCATGTAG